The segment CGGCGACTTCCACCAGACGTCCTAGGTCCCTGCCGCTTCGCACCGGGATGATGACGTGCGGCACGGAGATGCCGAGAATCTTGTAAGTGTGGCGGTGCAGGCCGTGGCGGTCCACTTCCTCCATCTCGCGGTAGTCTTTCAGGGTCACGACCAGGTCGAGAATTTTTTCCGGGCGGATGCTGCGCACGCCGAATACCGAGGCCACGTTGATGATGCCGATGCCGCGCACCTCCATGTGGAAGCGGGTCAACTCGGCCGAGCGTCCTACCAGTTCTCGTCCCTCGATCGAACGGAAGCGCGTGATGTCGTCGCTGACCAGGCTGTAGCCGCGCTCCAGGAGGCTGAGCACGCACTCGCTTTTGCCGATCCCGCTGGCCCCGCGTATGAGGGTGCCGATGCCGTGGATATCCACCATGCTGCCGTGCTCGCTGCTCCGCGGGGCGAAATCCCAGTCGAGCGCGATGGTGGCCGCGTTGATGAACTTCATCGTGATCATCGGCGTGCGGAACACCGGGACGCCGAAGGTTTCGGCGAGCTTCGGCACCGGGGCGGGCACGCCCGCGTTGCGCGCGATCACCACGCACGGCATGGCGGTTTGGAAGAAGCGTTTGAGCCGGTCGGCCCTCATGCGGGCCGGCATGCTCTGCAGATAGCTGAGTTCCGCTCCGCCGAAGACCTGGACCCTTTTCGGGGCGAAGTAGCTGTAAAAACCCGTGAGAGCCAGGCCCGGACGGTTGACCGTAGGCTCGCGAATAAGGCGGTCGAGGCCGCGCTCGCCGGCGACGAGTTCCAGGCCGAGGGTTTCCGCGTGGTGGCGGTGGAAGTCCCCGACGCTGATGGGTTTGACTTTTGCGGCTGCGGGCATGGCCGTGCGGGCTTACATGGTGAAACTCTCGCCGAGATAGAGCCTGCGGCTTACCGGGTCGTTCAAGAGGAAGTCCTTGCTGCCTTCGCTTTCCACGCGCCCTTCGTAGATCAGATAGGCGCGATCAACAATCGAAAGCGTCTCCCGCACATTGTGGTCGGTGATCAGGATGGCCAGGCCGGCATCGCGCAAATTGGTGATGATTTGCTGCACGTCGAAAACGGCGATCGGATCGACGCCGCTGAACGGTTCGTCGAGCATGAGCAGGCTGGGGTTGGTGACCAGCGAGCGCGCGATGGTCAGACGGCGTTTCTCGCCGCCGCTCAAGGTCAGGGCCTCGTTTTTCGCGATGTGCTCGATGCCGAACTGGTGCAAAAGTTCCTCGCATCGCGCCTTCCGTTCCGTCCTCGTGAGTTTTGTCGTCTCGAGGATCGCCATGATGTTCTGCTCCACCGTGAGCTTTCGGAAGATGGATTCCTCCTGCGGAAGGTAGCCCATGCCGGACCGGGCGCGCTTGAACATCGGGAGCCGTGTGACATCGTCGCCGGCGAAAAACACCTTGCCCCCGTTCGGACGGACGAGCCCCACGATCATGTAAAAAGTGGTCGTCTTGCCCGCGCCGTTCGGCCCGAGAAGACCCACGACTTCCCCGCGGCGGACATTGATATCGACGCCGTTGACGACGGCCCGGCCGCCGTAAATTTTGACCAGCTGCTCGGTGCGGAGCAGGGGGTGCCCGGTATCGGTGGCGGAATGGGCGGCGGTTTCTGGCTGCACTGCGCTCATGGAATTTTGGGGGCGGCGGTATCGGTTATGACGGTCCGGCTTGGTCCGTCTGTGGTGGCCTTCCCGTCGCGATTGAGGGTCATTCGTGTTCCCGGTGACGTGGCGATATGGCGGTTGATGCCTTGCTGGATTTCCGGACTGCCGGTCAGCGTGATGCTGCCCTTCGCCGGGATGTATTCCGCACGCTGAGCGCGGCCGGTGGCGGCTTTGTCGGTTT is part of the Chthoniobacterales bacterium genome and harbors:
- the hprK gene encoding HPr(Ser) kinase/phosphatase, whose product is MPAAAKVKPISVGDFHRHHAETLGLELVAGERGLDRLIREPTVNRPGLALTGFYSYFAPKRVQVFGGAELSYLQSMPARMRADRLKRFFQTAMPCVVIARNAGVPAPVPKLAETFGVPVFRTPMITMKFINAATIALDWDFAPRSSEHGSMVDIHGIGTLIRGASGIGKSECVLSLLERGYSLVSDDITRFRSIEGRELVGRSAELTRFHMEVRGIGIINVASVFGVRSIRPEKILDLVVTLKDYREMEEVDRHGLHRHTYKILGISVPHVIIPVRSGRDLGRLVEVAALDQKLKGLGINSALEFNDKLIKVMQPKSE
- the lptB gene encoding LPS export ABC transporter ATP-binding protein translates to MSAVQPETAAHSATDTGHPLLRTEQLVKIYGGRAVVNGVDINVRRGEVVGLLGPNGAGKTTTFYMIVGLVRPNGGKVFFAGDDVTRLPMFKRARSGMGYLPQEESIFRKLTVEQNIMAILETTKLTRTERKARCEELLHQFGIEHIAKNEALTLSGGEKRRLTIARSLVTNPSLLMLDEPFSGVDPIAVFDVQQIITNLRDAGLAILITDHNVRETLSIVDRAYLIYEGRVESEGSKDFLLNDPVSRRLYLGESFTM